In one window of Pseudomonas sp. IAC-BECa141 DNA:
- a CDS encoding 3-carboxy-cis,cis-muconate cycloisomerase: MTQRPGNQLFDAYFTARDMRDVFCDQGRVQAMLDFEAALARAEARVGLIPASVVASIENACRAGLFDFAALGEAIATAGNSAIPLVKALGKQIAATDAEAERYVHLGATSQDVMDSGLVLQLRQALELIEGELAQLADSLAIQAQRHAAIPLAGRTWLQHATPVTLGMKIAGWLGAVTRSRQRLRELKPRLLVLQFGGASGTLAALGEQALPIARALAEELQLTLPEQPWHTQRDRIVEFGAVLGLIAGSLGKFGRDISLLMQTEAAEVFEPSAPGKGGSSTMPHKRNPVGAAVLIGAATRVPGLVSTLFSAMPQEHERSLGLWHAEWETLPEICCLVSGALKQARLLADGLEVDAARMARNLELTQGLVLAEAVSIVLAQRVGRDTAHHLLEQCCKRAVAEQRQLRAVLGDEPQVTAELSANELDHLLDPAHYLGQAQVWVERAVAEHNALSD, encoded by the coding sequence ATGACTCAGCGACCGGGCAATCAATTGTTCGATGCCTACTTTACTGCCCGCGATATGCGCGACGTGTTCTGTGATCAGGGCCGGGTGCAGGCGATGCTCGACTTCGAAGCGGCGCTGGCCCGCGCCGAAGCGCGGGTCGGGTTGATTCCGGCGAGTGTTGTGGCGTCGATCGAAAACGCCTGCCGCGCCGGGTTGTTTGATTTTGCAGCGTTGGGCGAGGCGATTGCCACGGCCGGCAATTCGGCGATTCCGCTGGTCAAGGCGTTGGGCAAACAGATCGCCGCGACCGATGCCGAAGCCGAGCGCTACGTGCATCTGGGGGCTACCAGCCAGGATGTGATGGATTCCGGGCTGGTGCTGCAATTGCGTCAGGCGCTGGAGTTGATTGAAGGGGAGCTGGCGCAGCTGGCCGACTCCCTCGCCATTCAGGCGCAGCGCCACGCCGCGATACCGCTGGCCGGGCGCACCTGGCTGCAACATGCGACGCCGGTGACGCTCGGCATGAAGATCGCCGGCTGGCTCGGCGCCGTGACCCGCAGCCGGCAGCGTCTGCGCGAACTCAAGCCACGGCTGCTGGTGCTGCAATTTGGCGGCGCGTCCGGCACCCTCGCCGCGCTCGGCGAGCAGGCGTTGCCGATTGCCCGGGCGCTGGCCGAAGAACTGCAACTGACTTTGCCGGAACAGCCTTGGCATACCCAGCGTGATCGCATCGTCGAATTTGGCGCTGTGCTTGGGCTGATCGCCGGCAGCCTCGGCAAATTCGGCCGCGACATCAGCCTGTTGATGCAGACCGAAGCGGCGGAAGTGTTCGAACCCTCGGCACCGGGCAAGGGCGGTTCCTCGACCATGCCGCACAAACGCAATCCGGTGGGCGCGGCGGTGTTGATCGGCGCGGCGACGCGGGTGCCGGGGCTGGTGTCGACGCTGTTCAGTGCCATGCCTCAGGAGCACGAACGCAGCCTTGGCCTGTGGCACGCCGAATGGGAAACCCTGCCGGAAATCTGCTGCCTGGTGTCCGGCGCGCTGAAACAGGCCCGGCTGCTGGCCGACGGTCTGGAAGTCGATGCCGCGCGCATGGCCCGCAATCTGGAACTGACCCAAGGCCTGGTGCTGGCCGAGGCGGTGAGCATTGTGCTCGCGCAACGGGTCGGCCGCGATACCGCGCATCATCTGCTCGAGCAATGCTGCAAACGGGCGGTGGCCGAACAGCGGCAACTGCGTGCGGTACTCGGTGACGAACCGCAGGTCACCGCCGAACTGAGTGCTAACGAACTTGATCATCTGCTCGATCCCGCCCACTACCTCGGTCAGGCGCAGGTCTGGGTCGAGCGGGCAGTGGCCGAACACAACGCATTGTCTGATTGA
- the pcaF gene encoding 3-oxoadipyl-CoA thiolase, translating to MMRDVYICDAIRTPIGRFGGGLAAVRADDLAAVPIKALMERNPSVDWSAIDEVFLGCANQAGEDNRNVARMALLLAGLPESVPGVTLNRLCASGMDAIGTAFRAIASGEMQLAIAGGVESMSRAPFVMGKADAAFSRNLKLEDTTIGWRFINPLMKAQYGVDAMPQTADNVADDYEISREDQDAFALRSQQRTAAAQAAGYFAEEIVEVRIAHKKGETVVSQDEHPRADTTLEALSKLKPVNGPDKTVTAGNASGVNDGAAALILASAEAVKKHGLTARAKVLGMASAGVAPRVMGIGPVPAVRKLTERLGVAVSDFDVIELNEAFASQGLAVLRELGLADDAAQVNPNGGAIALGHPLGMSGARLVLTALHQLEKTGGKKGLATMCVGVGQGLALAIECV from the coding sequence ATGATGCGCGACGTTTATATCTGCGATGCGATTCGTACGCCCATCGGTCGTTTCGGTGGCGGTCTGGCGGCGGTTCGCGCTGACGACCTGGCCGCCGTGCCGATCAAGGCCCTGATGGAGCGCAATCCGTCGGTGGACTGGAGCGCCATCGACGAAGTATTCCTCGGCTGCGCCAACCAGGCGGGCGAAGACAACCGCAACGTCGCGCGCATGGCGCTGCTGCTGGCCGGTCTGCCGGAAAGTGTGCCGGGCGTCACCCTCAACCGTCTTTGCGCGTCGGGCATGGACGCCATTGGCACGGCGTTCCGCGCCATCGCCAGTGGCGAAATGCAGCTGGCGATTGCCGGCGGCGTCGAGTCGATGTCCCGCGCGCCGTTCGTGATGGGCAAGGCTGATGCGGCGTTCTCGCGCAACTTGAAGCTGGAAGACACCACCATCGGCTGGCGTTTCATCAACCCGTTGATGAAGGCCCAGTACGGCGTGGATGCGATGCCGCAGACCGCCGACAACGTCGCCGACGATTACGAAATTTCCCGCGAGGACCAGGACGCTTTCGCGCTGCGCAGCCAGCAACGTACTGCCGCTGCCCAGGCTGCCGGCTACTTCGCCGAGGAAATCGTCGAAGTGCGGATCGCCCACAAGAAGGGCGAAACCGTGGTCAGCCAGGACGAACACCCTCGCGCCGACACCACGCTTGAAGCGTTGAGCAAACTCAAACCGGTCAACGGCCCGGACAAGACGGTCACCGCCGGCAACGCTTCGGGCGTGAATGACGGTGCCGCCGCGCTGATTCTGGCTTCGGCCGAGGCGGTGAAAAAACACGGCCTGACCGCTCGCGCCAAAGTGCTGGGCATGGCCAGCGCCGGGGTCGCTCCACGGGTGATGGGCATCGGCCCGGTGCCGGCGGTGCGCAAGCTCACCGAGCGTCTCGGCGTGGCGGTCAGCGACTTCGATGTGATCGAACTCAACGAAGCTTTTGCCAGCCAGGGTCTGGCGGTGCTGCGCGAACTGGGGCTGGCGGACGACGCGGCCCAGGTCAACCCGAACGGCGGCGCGATTGCCTTGGGTCATCCGTTGGGCATGAGCGGCGCGCGTCTGGTGCTGACCGCGCTGCATCAGCTGGAAAAGACCGGTGGCAAGAAAGGTCTGGCGACCATGTGCGTCGGTGTCGGCCAGGGTCTGGCCCTGGCCATCGAATGCGTCTGA
- the pcaD gene encoding 3-oxoadipate enol-lactonase: MAFVQLADGELHYTLEGPVDAPVLVLSNSLGTDLHMWDVQMPAFTEHFRVLRFDTRGHGQSLVTPGPYSIEQLGRDVLALLDALHIERAHFCGLSMGGLIGQWLGINAGQRLNKLIVCNTAAKIGDPSVWNPRIETVLRDGPAAMVALRDASIARWFTPDFSAAHPAAAKQITDMLAATHPEGYAANCAAVRDADFREQLSSITTPLLVIAGTEDAVTPPSGGHFIQEHVRGAEYAEFYAAHLSNVQAGDAFSDRVLTFLLAD; encoded by the coding sequence GTGGCTTTCGTTCAACTCGCCGATGGCGAACTGCATTACACATTGGAAGGCCCGGTCGATGCGCCGGTGCTGGTGCTGTCGAACTCGCTGGGCACCGACCTGCACATGTGGGACGTGCAGATGCCGGCCTTCACCGAACATTTCCGGGTGCTGCGTTTTGATACGCGCGGGCACGGCCAGTCGCTGGTGACTCCGGGCCCTTACAGCATCGAGCAACTGGGCCGCGACGTGCTGGCGCTGCTGGATGCGTTGCACATCGAACGCGCGCACTTCTGCGGTCTGTCGATGGGCGGCCTGATCGGCCAGTGGCTGGGGATCAACGCCGGCCAACGTCTGAACAAACTGATCGTGTGCAACACTGCGGCGAAAATCGGCGACCCGTCGGTGTGGAATCCGCGCATCGAAACCGTGCTGCGCGACGGCCCGGCGGCGATGGTCGCGCTGCGTGATGCGTCGATTGCCCGCTGGTTTACTCCGGATTTTTCCGCCGCCCATCCGGCGGCGGCCAAGCAGATCACCGACATGCTGGCCGCGACCCATCCTGAAGGTTATGCCGCCAACTGCGCGGCGGTGCGCGATGCGGATTTCCGTGAGCAGTTGTCGTCGATCACGACGCCGCTGCTGGTGATCGCCGGTACCGAAGATGCAGTGACGCCACCGTCCGGCGGGCATTTCATTCAGGAGCACGTGCGCGGTGCCGAGTACGCCGAGTTTTATGCGGCGCACCTTTCCAACGTTCAGGCCGGCGACGCGTTCAGCGACCGTGTGCTGACCTTTTTGCTGGCCGATTGA
- the pcaG gene encoding protocatechuate 3,4-dioxygenase subunit alpha produces the protein MTLTATTSHTVGPYYHIGLTWLNREHLANELTLGQRVAISGQVVDGNGDVVNDAMLEVWQANAAGKYDHPDDEQAKPLDPNFEGFGRVPVDAEGRFRFTTIKPGTVEGLKGTTQAPHLVVLVFARGLVKHLLTRIYFEGDPANVNDPLLECVPAERRATLLAKPDAAGVYQWNVILQGTDAETVFFDY, from the coding sequence ATGACCCTGACTGCGACCACGTCCCACACCGTCGGGCCGTATTACCACATCGGCCTGACCTGGCTGAACCGTGAGCACCTCGCCAATGAACTGACCCTCGGCCAGCGCGTGGCGATCAGCGGGCAAGTGGTGGACGGCAACGGCGATGTCGTCAACGACGCCATGCTCGAAGTCTGGCAGGCCAACGCCGCCGGCAAATACGATCACCCGGATGACGAGCAGGCCAAACCGCTCGACCCGAATTTCGAAGGCTTCGGCCGGGTGCCGGTGGATGCCGAAGGGCGCTTCCGTTTCACCACGATCAAGCCGGGCACGGTCGAAGGCCTGAAGGGCACGACCCAGGCGCCGCACCTGGTGGTGCTGGTGTTCGCGCGCGGCCTGGTGAAGCACTTGCTGACACGGATTTATTTCGAAGGCGATCCGGCGAACGTCAATGACCCGCTGCTCGAATGCGTACCGGCCGAGCGCCGCGCCACGTTGCTGGCGAAGCCGGATGCAGCGGGTGTTTATCAGTGGAATGTGATCCTGCAGGGCACTGATGCGGAAACCGTGTTCTTCGATTATTGA
- a CDS encoding OprD family porin, which translates to MTTSPAPYALPGLIALALAGVALPAAAEDAGFIEGAKVNLNLRNFYINRNFTNPTKAQGKAEEWTQNFILDAKSGFTQGTVGFGMDVLGLYSVKLDGGKGTGGTQLLPLDRDGRPADNFGRTNVAFKAKLSQTEVKVGEWMPVLPILRSDDGRSLPQTFRGGQVTSKEIDGLTLYGGQFRANSPRDDSSMSDMSMTGKAAFTSDRFNFQGGEYVFNDKRTQIGLWNAELKDIYSQQYVNLIHSQPVGDWTLGANLGFFYGKDDGSARAGELDNKTWSGMFSARYGGNTFYVGLQKLTGDSAWMRVNGTSGGTLANDSYNASYDNAQERSWQLRHDYNFAALGVPGLTLMNRYISGDNVHTGTITDGKEWGRESELGYTVQSGALKNLNVRWRNSTMRRDFSNNEFDENRLIVSYPISLL; encoded by the coding sequence ATGACAACGTCCCCTGCGCCCTACGCACTTCCCGGCCTGATCGCCCTCGCCCTGGCCGGCGTCGCGCTGCCCGCCGCGGCTGAAGATGCCGGTTTCATCGAAGGGGCCAAGGTCAACCTGAACCTGCGCAACTTCTACATCAACCGTAACTTCACCAACCCGACCAAGGCTCAGGGCAAGGCTGAAGAGTGGACGCAGAACTTCATCCTCGACGCCAAGTCCGGCTTCACCCAGGGCACCGTCGGGTTCGGCATGGATGTGCTGGGGTTGTACTCGGTGAAGCTCGATGGCGGCAAAGGCACGGGCGGCACGCAACTGTTGCCGCTCGATCGTGACGGGCGCCCCGCGGACAACTTCGGCCGCACCAACGTCGCGTTCAAGGCAAAGCTGTCGCAGACCGAAGTGAAGGTCGGCGAGTGGATGCCGGTGCTGCCGATCCTGCGTTCGGACGACGGTCGCTCCCTGCCGCAGACCTTTCGCGGCGGCCAGGTCACCTCGAAGGAAATCGACGGCTTGACCCTTTACGGCGGTCAGTTCCGCGCCAACAGCCCCCGTGACGACAGCAGCATGAGCGACATGTCGATGACCGGCAAAGCCGCTTTCACCTCCGATCGCTTCAACTTCCAGGGCGGCGAATACGTGTTCAACGACAAGCGCACCCAGATCGGCCTGTGGAACGCCGAGCTCAAGGACATCTACAGCCAGCAATACGTCAACCTGATTCACAGCCAGCCGGTCGGCGACTGGACCCTGGGCGCCAACCTCGGTTTCTTCTACGGCAAGGACGACGGCAGTGCCCGTGCCGGCGAACTCGACAACAAGACCTGGTCGGGCATGTTCTCGGCGCGATACGGCGGCAACACCTTCTACGTCGGCCTGCAAAAGCTCACCGGCGACAGCGCCTGGATGCGCGTCAACGGCACCAGCGGCGGCACTCTGGCCAACGACAGCTACAACGCAAGCTACGACAATGCGCAGGAACGTTCCTGGCAACTGCGCCACGATTACAACTTCGCCGCCCTCGGCGTGCCCGGCCTGACCCTGATGAACCGCTACATCAGCGGCGACAACGTGCACACCGGGACCATCACCGACGGCAAGGAATGGGGTCGCGAATCGGAACTGGGCTACACCGTACAAAGCGGCGCGCTCAAGAACCTGAACGTCAGATGGCGCAACTCGACCATGCGTCGTGACTTCAGCAACAACGAGTTCGACGAAAACCGTCTGATCGTCAGCTATCCGATCAGCCTGCTCTAA
- the pcaH gene encoding protocatechuate 3,4-dioxygenase subunit beta translates to MTDKPGYRRPQEGTQPPYLHPTYQSTNLRSPSKPLVFLPHSLSEITGPTIGAERVADTDNDLTAQHPGEPLGERIIIHGRVLDEDGLPVPGILVEIWQANAAGRYNHARDLHDAPLDPNFTGTGRTVTDADGWYQFQTIKPGAYPWGNHHNAWRPAHVHFSLFGPSILTRLVTQMYFPGDPLLAYDPIYNCVPDTSAKERLIAAFDLEKTIPSYALAYRWDIVLRGREATPMEK, encoded by the coding sequence ATGACTGACAAGCCTGGTTACCGCCGCCCGCAGGAAGGCACCCAGCCGCCGTACCTGCATCCGACCTATCAATCCACCAATCTGCGCTCGCCGTCCAAGCCGTTGGTGTTTCTGCCGCATTCGCTGTCGGAAATCACCGGCCCGACCATCGGTGCCGAGCGTGTGGCCGACACTGACAACGATCTGACCGCCCAGCATCCAGGTGAGCCATTGGGCGAGCGGATCATCATTCACGGGCGTGTGCTCGACGAAGACGGTCTGCCGGTGCCGGGAATTCTGGTGGAGATCTGGCAGGCCAACGCCGCCGGTCGTTACAACCACGCCCGCGACCTGCACGACGCACCGCTGGACCCGAACTTCACCGGCACCGGCCGCACCGTGACCGATGCCGACGGCTGGTATCAATTCCAGACCATCAAGCCCGGCGCTTATCCATGGGGCAATCACCACAACGCCTGGCGCCCGGCGCACGTACATTTTTCGCTGTTCGGGCCGAGCATTCTGACGCGCCTGGTCACGCAGATGTATTTCCCGGGCGATCCGCTGCTGGCGTACGACCCGATCTACAACTGCGTGCCGGACACCTCGGCCAAGGAACGCCTGATCGCCGCTTTCGATCTGGAAAAAACCATTCCGTCCTACGCCCTCGCTTATCGCTGGGACATCGTGCTGCGCGGCCGCGAAGCCACGCCGATGGAGAAATGA
- a CDS encoding CoA-transferase subunit beta gives MTYTTNEMMTVAAARRLKNGSVCFVGIGLPSKAANLARLTSSPDVVLIYESGPIGAKPSVLPLSIGDGELAETADTVVPTGEIFRYWLQGGRIDVGFLGAAQVDRFGNINTTVVGDYHQPKVRLPGAGGAPEIAGSAKSVLIILKQSARSFVDKLDFITSVGHGEGGDSRKRLGLLGAGPVGIITDLCIMEPEEGTNEFVVTALHPGVTREQVVAATGWAIRFADSVATTTEPTEVELTALRDLEARTAAAHGQAPGEA, from the coding sequence ATGACTTACACCACCAATGAAATGATGACCGTCGCCGCGGCCCGTCGCCTGAAGAACGGCTCGGTGTGCTTCGTCGGCATCGGCCTGCCGTCGAAAGCCGCCAACCTGGCGCGCCTGACCTCGTCGCCGGACGTGGTGCTGATCTACGAATCCGGCCCGATCGGCGCCAAACCCAGCGTATTGCCACTGTCGATCGGTGACGGCGAACTGGCGGAAACTGCTGACACTGTCGTGCCCACCGGAGAGATTTTTCGCTACTGGCTGCAGGGCGGGCGCATCGACGTCGGTTTCCTCGGCGCAGCGCAGGTCGACCGTTTCGGCAACATCAACACCACCGTGGTCGGCGACTATCACCAGCCGAAAGTGCGCTTGCCGGGTGCCGGCGGTGCGCCGGAGATCGCCGGCTCCGCGAAAAGCGTGCTGATCATCCTTAAACAGTCGGCGCGCTCGTTTGTCGACAAGCTCGATTTCATTACCTCGGTCGGCCATGGCGAGGGCGGCGATTCGCGCAAACGTCTGGGCCTGCTGGGCGCCGGGCCGGTCGGGATCATCACCGACCTGTGCATCATGGAGCCGGAAGAGGGCACCAACGAGTTCGTGGTCACCGCGCTGCACCCGGGCGTGACCCGTGAGCAAGTGGTCGCCGCTACCGGTTGGGCCATTCGTTTTGCCGACAGCGTGGCCACCACTACTGAACCGACCGAAGTCGAGCTGACCGCCCTGCGCGATCTCGAAGCCCGTACCGCAGCGGCCCACGGCCAAGCACCGGGAGAAGCATGA
- the pcaC gene encoding 4-carboxymuconolactone decarboxylase, translating into MDEKQRYDDGMQVRRAVLGDAHVDRSLTTLTEFNSEFQEMITRHAWGDIWTRPGLPRHTRSLITIAMLIGMNREGELKLHLRAAANNGVSRGEIKEVIMQSAIYCGIPAANATFHLAESVWDELGTESRE; encoded by the coding sequence GTGGACGAGAAACAACGTTACGACGACGGCATGCAAGTGCGCCGCGCGGTGCTCGGCGACGCTCATGTCGATCGCAGCCTGACCACGCTGACCGAGTTCAACTCGGAATTCCAGGAGATGATCACCCGTCACGCCTGGGGCGATATCTGGACTCGCCCGGGCCTGCCGCGTCACACCCGCAGCCTGATCACCATCGCCATGCTGATCGGCATGAACCGCGAAGGTGAACTCAAGTTGCACTTGCGGGCGGCGGCCAACAATGGCGTGAGTCGCGGCGAGATCAAGGAAGTGATCATGCAGAGCGCGATCTACTGCGGGATTCCGGCGGCGAATGCGACGTTTCATCTGGCCGAGTCGGTTTGGGATGAGCTGGGCACCGAATCACGCGAGTAA
- a CDS encoding methyltransferase domain-containing protein — protein sequence MITRLKPAPVDKDWDAKAYQQFSRLRQQPVDELLGRVDLDNPQRIYDLGCGTGIATKVLADRWPLANLKGIDSSQDMLQVARCLPIKARWQHADLQRWKPRKPADLLFAAAVLHFIDDHRMLLPGLLRHLNPGGCLAAHMPDWRDALWYRLMLDTLDDAGPGGKPLGSPQLRERMAARPLLSLEDYYRLLAPLTRSLDIWETEQLQVVDGKSPVYDWVKVSALRPVMLGLTSEEQARFIYHYLMRVHAHYPQEENGHTLFAFKRIFIVAKV from the coding sequence ATGATCACCCGACTCAAACCGGCTCCCGTCGACAAGGACTGGGATGCCAAGGCGTACCAGCAGTTTTCCCGTCTCAGGCAACAACCGGTCGATGAGTTGCTCGGTCGTGTCGACCTGGACAATCCTCAACGCATTTATGACCTCGGTTGCGGGACCGGGATTGCCACGAAGGTTCTGGCAGATCGCTGGCCGCTGGCAAACCTCAAAGGCATCGACAGTTCGCAGGACATGCTTCAGGTCGCCCGTTGCCTGCCGATCAAGGCGCGCTGGCAACACGCCGACCTGCAACGCTGGAAACCCCGCAAGCCGGCCGACCTGTTGTTCGCCGCAGCCGTGCTGCACTTCATCGATGACCATCGAATGCTGTTGCCGGGATTGCTCCGCCACCTCAACCCTGGCGGTTGTCTGGCCGCGCACATGCCGGACTGGCGCGATGCGCTGTGGTACCGGCTGATGCTCGACACCCTCGACGATGCCGGCCCCGGTGGCAAACCGTTGGGCAGCCCACAACTGCGCGAGCGCATGGCGGCCCGGCCGTTATTGTCGCTGGAGGATTACTACCGTTTGCTTGCGCCACTGACCCGGTCGCTGGATATCTGGGAAACCGAGCAGTTGCAGGTGGTCGACGGCAAGTCGCCGGTATATGACTGGGTGAAGGTGTCGGCGCTGCGACCGGTGATGCTGGGGCTGACGTCAGAGGAACAGGCGCGCTTCATTTATCACTACCTGATGCGGGTGCATGCGCATTATCCGCAGGAGGAAAACGGCCATACGTTGTTTGCGTTCAAGCGGATTTTCATTGTCGCCAAGGTGTGA
- the emhC gene encoding efflux RND transporter outer membrane subunit EmhC gives MSKSLLSIAVAAFVLSGCSLIPDYQQPEAPVAAQFPQGPAYSPAEAPAQAAAEQGWKQFFHDPALQQLIQVALENNRDLRVAALNIDAYAAQYRIQRADLFPAVSANASGSRQRVPARASQTGEANINSSYSATVGISAYELDLFGRVRSLSEQALQQYFATEEARRSTQISLVASVANAYLTWQADKELLKLTQDTLGAFEESYKLTSRSNEVGVASALDLAQSRTSVENARAQLARYTRQVAQDENSLTLLLGTGVPANLQAAKPLSDDLLADVPAGLPSDLLQRRPDILQAEYNLKAANANIGAARAAFFPSISLTANAGSLSPDLSGLFKGGSGTWLFQPQINLPIFNAGSLRASLDYAKIQKDIGVANYEKSIQTAFQEVADGLAARQTYTEQLQAQRDFVAANQDYYRLAERRYRIGVDSNLTFLDAQRQLFSAQQALITDRLAQLTSAVNLYKALGGGWNAQTAQNEPLKEEAPKMKLF, from the coding sequence ATGAGCAAGTCGCTACTCTCCATCGCAGTCGCCGCGTTCGTGCTGAGCGGTTGCTCGCTGATACCGGATTATCAGCAGCCTGAAGCACCGGTGGCTGCGCAATTCCCGCAGGGCCCGGCGTACTCGCCGGCCGAGGCACCGGCGCAGGCCGCTGCCGAACAGGGCTGGAAGCAGTTTTTCCATGACCCTGCCCTGCAGCAGCTGATCCAGGTCGCCCTGGAAAACAACCGCGACCTGCGTGTCGCGGCGCTGAACATCGACGCCTACGCGGCTCAATACCGCATCCAGCGTGCCGATCTGTTCCCGGCCGTGTCGGCCAATGCCAGCGGCAGCCGTCAGCGGGTTCCGGCCCGTGCGTCGCAGACCGGTGAAGCGAACATCAACAGTTCCTACTCCGCTACCGTCGGCATCAGCGCCTACGAACTCGACCTGTTTGGTCGGGTTCGCAGCCTGAGTGAACAAGCGCTGCAACAATACTTCGCCACCGAAGAAGCGCGCCGCAGCACCCAGATCAGTCTGGTGGCCAGCGTGGCCAATGCCTACCTGACCTGGCAGGCCGACAAGGAACTGCTCAAGCTGACTCAGGACACCCTCGGTGCCTTCGAGGAAAGCTACAAGCTGACCAGCCGCAGCAATGAAGTCGGTGTGGCTTCGGCGCTGGACCTGGCACAGTCGCGCACTTCGGTCGAGAACGCCCGGGCTCAACTGGCGCGTTATACCCGCCAGGTCGCCCAGGACGAAAACAGCCTGACCCTGCTACTCGGCACCGGTGTGCCGGCCAACCTGCAAGCGGCCAAACCGCTGTCGGATGACCTGCTGGCCGACGTGCCGGCCGGCCTGCCGTCGGATCTGCTGCAACGTCGTCCGGACATCCTTCAGGCCGAATACAACCTGAAGGCGGCCAACGCCAACATCGGCGCGGCCCGCGCAGCGTTCTTCCCGAGCATCAGCCTGACCGCCAACGCGGGCAGCCTGAGCCCGGACCTGTCCGGCCTGTTCAAGGGCGGTTCGGGTACGTGGCTGTTCCAGCCGCAGATCAACCTGCCGATCTTCAACGCCGGCAGCCTGCGCGCCAGCCTCGACTACGCCAAGATCCAGAAGGACATTGGCGTGGCGAACTACGAGAAGTCCATTCAAACGGCCTTCCAGGAAGTCGCCGATGGCCTGGCCGCGCGCCAGACCTACACCGAGCAGTTGCAGGCCCAGCGTGATTTCGTCGCTGCCAACCAGGACTACTACCGTCTGGCCGAGCGTCGCTATCGCATCGGCGTCGACAGCAACCTGACCTTCCTCGATGCCCAGCGTCAGCTGTTCAGTGCCCAACAAGCCCTGATCACCGACCGCCTCGCGCAGCTGACCAGTGCGGTCAACCTGTACAAGGCACTGGGCGGTGGCTGGAATGCGCAGACCGCGCAGAACGAGCCGCTGAAAGAAGAAGCGCCGAAGATGAAGTTGTTCTGA
- a CDS encoding MFS family transporter: MTTLTSHYTGEERSKRIFAIVGASSGNLVEWFDFYVYAFCAIYFAPAFFPSDNPTVQLVNTAGVFAAGFLMRPIGGWIFGRVADKHGRKNSMLISILMMCFGSLLIACLPTYKDIGVWAPLLLLFARLLQGLSVGGEYGTTATYMSEVALKGQRGFFASFQYVTLIGGQLLAVLLVVILQQFLSEEELRAYGWRIPFVVGAVAALISLFLRRTLKETTNKETREHKDAGSISALLRDHKAAFITVLGYTAGGSLIFYTFTTYMQKYLVNTAGMHAKTASFIMTGALFLYMCMQPLFGMLADKIGRRNSMLWFGALGTLFTVPILLSLKSVSSPFLAFVLITVALAIVSFYTSISGLVKAEMFPPEVRALGVGLAYAVANAIFGGSAEYVALSLKAGGMENAFYWYVTIMMAVAFLFSLRLPKEAKYLHHDL, translated from the coding sequence ATGACAACCCTCACCTCCCATTACACCGGTGAAGAGCGCAGCAAGCGCATCTTTGCCATTGTCGGCGCGTCGTCCGGCAACCTCGTCGAATGGTTCGACTTCTACGTCTACGCCTTCTGCGCGATCTATTTCGCCCCGGCGTTCTTCCCCTCCGACAACCCCACGGTGCAACTGGTAAACACGGCAGGCGTATTCGCCGCCGGGTTCCTGATGCGACCGATCGGCGGCTGGATATTCGGTCGGGTGGCCGACAAGCACGGGCGCAAGAACTCGATGCTGATCTCGATCCTGATGATGTGCTTCGGCTCGTTGCTGATCGCCTGTCTGCCAACTTACAAGGACATCGGCGTCTGGGCGCCGTTGCTGCTGCTGTTCGCGCGTCTGCTGCAAGGCCTGTCGGTGGGCGGTGAGTACGGCACCACGGCGACCTATATGAGCGAAGTCGCGCTCAAGGGCCAGCGCGGTTTCTTTGCCTCGTTCCAGTACGTGACCCTGATCGGCGGGCAACTGCTGGCGGTGCTGCTGGTGGTGATCCTGCAACAGTTCCTGTCCGAAGAGGAATTGCGTGCCTACGGCTGGCGGATTCCGTTCGTGGTCGGGGCGGTGGCGGCGCTTATTTCGTTGTTCCTGCGACGCACGCTGAAAGAAACCACCAACAAGGAAACGCGTGAGCACAAGGACGCCGGCAGCATCAGTGCGCTGTTGCGCGACCACAAGGCTGCGTTCATCACCGTGCTCGGTTACACCGCCGGCGGCTCGCTGATTTTCTACACCTTCACCACGTATATGCAGAAATACCTGGTGAACACCGCCGGCATGCACGCCAAGACCGCCAGCTTCATCATGACCGGCGCGCTCTTCTTATATATGTGCATGCAGCCGCTGTTCGGCATGCTCGCCGACAAGATCGGCCGGCGTAACTCGATGCTCTGGTTCGGTGCCCTTGGTACGCTGTTCACCGTGCCGATCCTGCTGAGCCTGAAAAGCGTCAGCAGCCCGTTCCTGGCTTTTGTGCTGATCACCGTGGCGCTGGCGATCGTCAGTTTCTACACCTCTATCAGCGGCCTGGTTAAAGCCGAAATGTTCCCGCCGGAAGTCCGCGCCCTCGGCGTCGGCCTGGCGTATGCGGTGGCCAACGCGATCTTCGGCGGTTCGGCAGAATACGTCGCCCTGAGCCTCAAGGCTGGAGGGATGGAAAACGCGTTCTACTGGTATGTCACGATCATGATGGCCGTGGCGTTCCTGTTCAGCCTGCGCCTGCCCAAAGAAGCGAAGTATTTGCACCACGACCTTTAA